In Candidatus Dependentiae bacterium, one genomic interval encodes:
- a CDS encoding S24 family peptidase, with amino-acid sequence MSSTALRVKELLREKGWTTKILAEKTGMSESYLTHIKNGTRRWNEDSLRKLANAFEVTPIDLFAQRRQRTDNIDSNVSMPEESNVELRVHVVPVVGEIPSNPSPYNNQLMQVTTGYKDVFVPVLNTNDNAMFSLCVENNLMAPTFVKGDYLIVSPEIWTRSGDIAAVEYGNDTQVKAIMQVTYTEDFIVLESVNHKSPPIALIRGKDHFRIIGRVIQRHQKLA; translated from the coding sequence ATGTCATCTACAGCTCTTAGAGTAAAAGAGTTGCTCAGAGAAAAAGGCTGGACAACTAAAATTTTGGCTGAAAAGACAGGAATGTCTGAAAGTTATTTAACTCATATAAAGAATGGCACAAGACGCTGGAATGAAGATTCTTTGCGAAAATTGGCCAATGCTTTTGAAGTAACACCGATTGATCTATTTGCACAGCGTCGTCAACGTACTGATAATATTGATAGCAATGTTAGTATGCCGGAAGAATCAAATGTTGAATTGCGTGTGCATGTTGTACCTGTTGTGGGAGAAATTCCATCAAATCCATCTCCATATAACAATCAACTTATGCAGGTAACTACAGGTTACAAAGATGTTTTTGTACCCGTGCTTAATACAAATGATAACGCAATGTTTTCATTGTGTGTAGAAAACAATTTAATGGCACCAACCTTTGTTAAAGGTGATTATTTGATCGTATCTCCAGAGATCTGGACACGTTCAGGTGATATCGCAGCTGTTGAATATGGTAATGATACACAGGTAAAAGCAATTATGCAGGTTACCTATACTGAAGACTTTATTGTATTGGAATCAGTGAATCACAAAAGTCCTCCAATTGCATTGATTAGAGGTAAAGATCATTTTAGAATTATTGGTCGTGTGATCCAACGCCATCAAAAGCTTGCATAA